TGGTCGATGGTTCGGACGGTTGAGGCGTTTGCGCCGGCCAAAATCAATCTGACTTTGCATGTCACAGGACAACGGGCTGATGGGTATCATCTGCTCGACTCTCTAGTTGTGTTTGCTGATATCGGTGATCGGCTCGCTGTGCAGCGGGCTCCTGACACATCACTTACGGTGACGGGGCCTCTTGCGGAAGGCGTGCCTTCGGATGAGAGCAATCTGGTTCACAAGGCGGCAAAAACCTTCGGGGTTTCGGCGCATATCGCCTTGGAAAAACATCTTCCAGCGGCCGCGGGAATCGGGGGTGGGTCGTCGGACGCTGCTGCCACCTTGCGCGCGCTTGCCGACCTAACCGGCAAGCCGGTGCCACCTGTGGCTGATCTTCTTTCGCTTGGGGCAGATGTTCCGGTTTGTGTTGGACATGGCTGGCAGCGCATGTCGGGCATCGGTGAAGAGATAGCTCCTTTGGCGAATGGCGTCCGCTGGCCCGTCTTGTTGATCAATCCGGGAGTGGATGTGCCGACTCCGACGGTCTTCGCGGCCTTGCAAAGCAAGAACAATCCACCGATGCCTGACGAATTTCCGGACTGGTCCGACAGATCGGATGCTGTAAGTTGGCTTGCGGCACAGCGCAACGATCTAGAAGCGCCGGCAATTGCGGCGCGCCCCGTAATAGCCGAAGTGTTGAGCGCTTTGCGAGGCTGCCTTGGATGTGAGCTCGCGCGCATGTCCGGGTCCGGAGCGACGTGTTTCGGACTATTTGAGAGCGTTGAAAGCCGAGATGCCGCTGCAGAAGCAATCAGGACGGATTATGCGGATTGGTGGATTGAGACGTCTTGGATTTTGTCCTGACCGAGA
This genomic window from Shimia isoporae contains:
- a CDS encoding 4-(cytidine 5'-diphospho)-2-C-methyl-D-erythritol kinase produces the protein MVRTVEAFAPAKINLTLHVTGQRADGYHLLDSLVVFADIGDRLAVQRAPDTSLTVTGPLAEGVPSDESNLVHKAAKTFGVSAHIALEKHLPAAAGIGGGSSDAAATLRALADLTGKPVPPVADLLSLGADVPVCVGHGWQRMSGIGEEIAPLANGVRWPVLLINPGVDVPTPTVFAALQSKNNPPMPDEFPDWSDRSDAVSWLAAQRNDLEAPAIAARPVIAEVLSALRGCLGCELARMSGSGATCFGLFESVESRDAAAEAIRTDYADWWIETSWILS